Below is a window of Candidatus Cloacimonadota bacterium DNA.
GACATAACTCCCAGCAGAACCGTCCCACTTATTCTGCGAGTCTTCCAAACTGGCCTATTTCATTGAGATTCAGACAGTTCCGAAACCAGTCTGGAATCAGTCTATATATGAAACAAAGCGGTTTCCATAGCTCATGCAGCCATCGCAGACAATATCAAATGTGGTAAGTTCGCCATCATAATGCTTGCTCCAACGCTCCGCAACGTCCTGTTTCTTTTCCAGATCATTCGCCTGATGTGCTATATAAGTTTCGCAGGATGCACAGTCCAGACAGCAAGCAGCTAGTAGTTCTTTCATTTATTTCTCCATAAGGCATTTACATAGTATCCAAAGTCTTGTCTATAAGTACCGCTATCTTGTTAAGACACAACTTTTTAAGACACTTTTTAAGACACTTCTGAATCATCGGCAGAAGTATCTGGGAGATTGGAGTTTGGCAGCACAATATCAAAACGACATTCATACCTTGACGAGTCACTAGAGCAACAAAGTACTTGTATGAGGCAAACAAAAGGATTAAGCTATGTATAACAGAATATTGTGAGGAATATATGAAAGACACTGCGCATCTTATTGATTCGATAAAGAAAGCAATGCAAGGTGAAATGGATAGCATAAACCTGTATCAAAACGCTGCTGAAAAGAGCCGGGAACAGGAAGTGAAGGAATTTTTCCTCAGCCGCAGAGAAGAAGAACGCTGGCACTTCAACTACTTGCTGGATTATTACCAGCAGCTATCCAGCAATATACTGGCCAGTGATGTCTCAAACATTCTGGCAAAGGTGAACTTAGGCGGTCCCAGCATCTTTTCGGATTCCTTCATTCGTAGGATTGGGGAGGATCAGGCGCTGTTTTCAGCTATCTCCACAGCATTATTGTTGGAGAAAGATGCTATCGACCATTATCACAAATGTGCGGAAGAGACAGTCATCGAGGCTCTGAAATCCTTCTTTACTATGATGTCAAAGTGGGAAATGAAACATTATGAAGAGCTGGTTGCCATCCAAAAAGACGCGGAACGCTACTATTGGGAGCTAAACAGGTTTGAACCTTTCTAAGAAAAGCAATCTCTATTGATAGAATTGACTAAGGACGCTCAGACTTTTCAGCGTGAGCGTTTGTTTTTGCTGCGCTGTATAATAAGCCAAAAAGAAACCGTTTAGTTTGTTCACAGTCTCTGCATCGGGTTTA
It encodes the following:
- a CDS encoding ferritin family protein, translated to MKDTAHLIDSIKKAMQGEMDSINLYQNAAEKSREQEVKEFFLSRREEERWHFNYLLDYYQQLSSNILASDVSNILAKVNLGGPSIFSDSFIRRIGEDQALFSAISTALLLEKDAIDHYHKCAEETVIEALKSFFTMMSKWEMKHYEELVAIQKDAERYYWELNRFEPF
- a CDS encoding DUF3795 domain-containing protein → MKELLAACCLDCASCETYIAHQANDLEKKQDVAERWSKHYDGELTTFDIVCDGCMSYGNRFVSYID